One window of the Rosa rugosa chromosome 3, drRosRugo1.1, whole genome shotgun sequence genome contains the following:
- the LOC133738277 gene encoding RNA demethylase ALKBH10B has translation MAMAVGPAALPPADGGSPPAMGPAMMPMTVVPDAVAKDAIIGWYRGEFAAANAIIDALCGHLTQLSGGGGADYGAVFAAIHRRRMNWIPVLQMQKYHSIADVMVELRNLGAKMAERESHHQNGDFFEAEDNCKSSEGAKSCVEDEKVEETNGNEPAADEVTEEDGSPESDITDSGSQEVLNSVNTEICSNHDDCEARRAQIKLTKGFSAKESVKGHMVNVVKGLKLYEEIFTDSELSKLTDFANELRTAGLNGELSGETFILFNKQIKGNRRELIQFGIPIFGQVKDEAASNIGPIPALLHDVIDHLVLWQLIPEYKRPNGCIINFFEEGEYSQPFLKPPHLDQPISTLLLSESTMAFGRTLVTDTEGNYKGPLTLSLKEGSLLVMRGNSADMARHVMCPSPNKRISITFFRVRVDSNQFQSSPPSPTPNGAMTVWQHGVMSPYAAPDGAPNGYEAMDVMPKWGVLRAPVVMLAPVRPMVVSPRKVPQSGTGVFLPWTVGSRKPAKHLPPRAQKGRLMALPSPAETHVVESTSEPGITV, from the exons ATGGCGATGGCGGTTGGGCCAGCTGCGTTGCCGCCGGCCGATGGAGGCAGTCCTCCAGCGATGGGACCCGCAATGATGCCGATGACGGTGGTGCCGGACGCGGTGGCGAAGGATGCAATAATTGGGTGGTACCGCGGCGAGTTTGCGGCCGCCAACGCGATCATTGACGCACTCTGCGGGCACCTCACACAGCTCAGCGGCGGAGGAGGGGCCGACTACGGCGCCGTGTTCGCCGCGATACACCGCAGGCGGATGAATTGGATCCCGGTGCTCCAGATGCAGAAGTACCACTCCATCGCTGACGTGATGGTGGAGCTCCGAAACCTCGGGGCGAAGATGGCGGAGCGGGAGAGCCACCACCAAAACGGGGACTTTTTTGAGGCCGAGGACAATTGCAAGAGCAGCGAGGGGGCTAAGTCGTGTGTGGAGGACGAGAAGGTGGAAGAAACTAATGGAAATGAGCCGGCCGCCGATGAGGTCACTGAAGAAGACGGTTCGCCGGAGAGTGATATTACCGACTCAG GATCTCAAGAAGTGCTCAATTCAGTGAACACTGAGATATGTTCTAACCATGATGACTGTGAGGCACGTCGTGCCCAGATCAAGTTGACAAAAGGTTTCTCAGCAAAGGAATCAGTCAAAGGGCATATG GTTAATGTTGTGAAAGGCTTAAAGCTATATGAGGAAATATTTACTGACTCTGAGCTCTCTAAATTGACTGACTTTGCAAACGAACTCCGCACGGCTGGTCTGAATGGAGAGCTCTCAG GTGAGACCTTTATTTTGTTCAACAAGCAGATTAAGGGAAACAGGAGAGAGCTGATTCAGTTTGGAATTCCAATATTTGGACAGGTCAAAGATGAAGCTGCAA GCAACATAGGGCCAATTCCAGCTCTTCTCCATGATGTGATTGATCACCTGGTACTGTGGCAACTAATTCCAGAGTATAAAAGACCTAATGGTTGCATTATCAACTTCTTTGAGGAG GGAGAATATTCGCAGCCATTCCTGAAACCACCACATTTGGATCAGCCCATCTCCACTCTTCTCCTCTCTGAATCCACAATGGCTTTCGGGCGCACCCTTGTGACTGATACTGAAGGGAACTACAAGGGGCCGCTGACCCTCTCCTTGAAGGAAGG GTCTCTCCTAGTTATGAGGGGAAACAGTGCTGACATGGCAAGGCACGTCATGTGTCCATCTCCGAACAAGAGGATCAGCATCACATTCTTTAGAGTCCGAGTAGACTCCAACCAATTTCAGTCATCACCACCAAGTCCAACACCGAATGGTGCCATGACTGTATGGCAACATGGCGTTATGAGCCCATATGCAGCTCCAGATGGAGCACCCAATGGCTATGAGGCAATGGATGTAATGCCAAAATGGGGTGTCCTTCGTGCTCCGGTGGTCATGTTAGCCCCAGTTCGTCCTATGGTAGTGAGCCCTCGAAAAGTTCCTCAAAGTGGTACTGGAGTTTTCTTGCCATGGACTGTGGGATCAAGAAAACCAGCAAAACATCTTCCACCTCGCGCCCAAAAAGGACGGCTTATGGCACTCCCTTCCCCGGCCGAGACACATGTAGTGGAGTCCACTTCTGAGCCAGGCATcactgtttaa
- the LOC133738278 gene encoding uncharacterized protein LOC133738278, with the protein MNFFKSVFADEPDPSNPESESGPTSNQDPDPKPQPDPNPAGIGGWNLGDLIKTIATKSETVIETYRRDLQEFGSGLKKEIEVAQGSLETVGTRIDELGNTVLAGTAQIISQGILAPDHESDSSDSNNTSTPQRRSLNSNKYSRFESQVRAIQGDVSTYCEEPEDLEEYRKWRKSGFVLEEKREEIEGLLEGNGAMESIYNKVAPNVVDDETFWSRYYFRVYKLKQAEDVRANLVKRAISVELEEELSWDVDDDEYDESDGNVVAKSSLGKSSEVGGGVVKEKELKSDDQVGDKGSSKVGEVSSDVAAKTESVSKDSEQKIVKEESSGEKLQSGTSEVVEEKEGKSLKVDNEKKESAVESSGDKESEKKVNEVGDSGMPSKSDEEKKVNVQGDSGKKDLPPSKSDDKAALEVKNEAPASSKESGVSAPASARPSVEPEEEDLGWDEIEDLSSIDEKKANPGASGGSANRAELQKRLSTAEEEEDLSWDIDDDDEPAKA; encoded by the coding sequence ATGAATTTCTTCAAGTCCGTATTCGCAGACGAGCCCGATCCGTCAAACCCCGAATCCGAATCGGGGCCCACCAGTAACCAAGATCCAGATCCGAAGCCCCAACCGGATCCCAACCCAGCCGGCATTGGCGGGTGGAACTTGGGCGATCTGATCAAAACCATCGCCACCAAGTCCGAGACCGTCATCGAGACGTACCGCCGCGACTTGCAGGAATTCGGGTCGGGTCTGAAGAAAGAGATCGAGGTCGCCCAGGGGTCGCTGGAGACAGTCGGCACCAGAATCGATGAGTTGGGCAACACAGTCCTCGCAGGAACGGCCCAGATCATCTCCCAGGGCATCCTCGCCCCCGATCACGAATCCGATTCGTCCGATTCCAACAACACCTCGACCCCCCAGCGGAGGAGCTTGAATTCCAACAAGTACAGTAGGTTCGAGTCTCAGGTCCGCGCGATTCAGGGTGACGTCAGCACCTACTGTGAGGAGCCTGAGGATTTGGAGGAGTATAGGAAGTGGAGGAAATCGGGGTTTGTGTTGGAGGAGAAGAGGGAGGAGATTGAGGGTTTGCTTGAGGGGAATGGAGCAATGGAGAGTATTTACAACAAGGTCGCGCCGAATGTGGTTGATGATGAGACGTTTTGGAGCAGGTATTATTTTAGGGTGTATAAGCTCAAGCAAGCTGAGGATGTTAGGGCGAATCTGGTGAAGAGGGCGATTTCGGTTGAATTGGAGGAGGAGTTGAGTTgggatgttgatgatgatgagtatgaTGAAAGTGATGGCAATGTGGTTGCGAAATCGAGTTTAGGGAAGAGTAGTGAAGTTGGTGGTGGAGTTGTGAAGGAGAAGGAGTTGAAGAGTGATGATCAGGTTGGAGATAAGGGTTCCTCAAAGGTGGGAGAGGTGAGCAGTGATGTGGCAGCGAAAACAGAGTCGGTTAGCAAAGATTCGGAGCAAAAGATTGTCAAGGAAGAGAGTTCCGGTGAGAAATTGCAAAGTGGGACTTCGGAGGTTGTTGAAGAGAAGGAAGGGAAGAGTCTGAAAGTCGATAATGAGAAGAAAGAAAGTGCTGTGGAGTCTAGTGGTGATAAGGAGTCGGAGAAGAAAGTGAATGAAGTAGGGGATTCTGGGATGCCATCAAAATCTGATGAGGAGAAGAAAGTGAATGTACAAGGGGATTCTGGGAAGAAAGACTTGCCGCCATCAAAATCGGATGATAAAGCGGCTTTAGAGGTGAAGAATGAGGCTCCTGCATCTAGCAAAGAGAGTGGTGTATCGGCTCCTGCTTCAGCCCGGCCCTCAGTAGAACCTGAGGAAGAAGACCTTGGCTGGGATGAGATTGAGGATCTTAGCAGCATTGATGAAAAGAAAGCGAACCCTGGTGCAAGTGGTGGAAGTGCTAATAGAGCTGAGCTGCAGAAGCGGCTCAGCACtgcggaagaagaagaagacttgAGCTGGGAtatagatgatgatgatgaacccGCCAAAGCTTGA
- the LOC133737804 gene encoding putative F-box protein At3g22650, with the protein MRITYSKGIATVTFDSQRLLTIFPIDDLPDIVLVDILCRLPWKFVLQCKCVCRSWLALISHPYFNSRRALYLRNHCDDDEQTLMFVKISRPEHRARELFTISKQTPPVLTTLNFLPRSLIHSLDIELVVVATYNDLILLCETWGFQRKYKYYICNIYTKQWVAVPPTIQFPRPDVVRVGVGFICDSDYRCLIVRLIQFEAEPGFRLKVEMFSSETGKWTESVVLCPQGSRPADLKPITPALAYDGTLYWLGHGGFLIGLEPFKLNHNHHCRFISRLPVNFRELPTECLGVCRGCVRLCRLYVNHSTLDVWELKEDDDREVEDDDREVDEVGGKMMKWCLKERVIVDQTFLRSPELLALDPNDEDILYLRCSNYREAKIVTYDIRTMKVIDISRKFPCTDFHIDAFPFMLPWWQWPTPVPRLDCHTN; encoded by the coding sequence ATGAGAATCACTTATAGCAAGGGAATCGCTACTGTTACATTCGATTCTCAGCGTCTCTTAACTATATTCCCAATAGATGATCTCCCCGACATTgttttggttgacatcctttgtCGACTTCCATGGAAGTTTGTTCTTCAATGCAAGTGTGTCTGCAGATCTTGGTTGGCTCTCATCTCCCATCCTTATTTCAATAGCCGTCGTGCTCTATATCTCCGAAACCATTGTGATGACGACGAGCAAACTCTGATGTTCGTCAAAATTTCAAGGCCTGAACATCGCGCAAGAGAACTCTTTACAATTTCAAAGCAGACTCCTCCGGTGTTAACAACACTCAATTTTCTTCCCAGGAGCCTCATCCATTCTTTGGATATAGAGCTGGTTGTTGTAGCCACGTACAATGACTTGATTTTGTTGTGTGAAACATGGGGTTTTCAAAGGAAGTACAAGTACTACATCTGCAATATATACACCAAGCAATGGGTTGCTGTTCCTCCTACCATTCAATTCCCCCGGCCAGATGTAGTCCGTGTAGGTGTGGGATTTATATGTGATTCCGACTATAGGTGCCTGATTGTACGACTCATTCAGTTTGAAGCAGAACCTGGCTTCCGATTAAAGGTGGAGATGTTCTCTTCCGAGACTGGTAAATGGACAGAATCAGTTGTCCTATGCCCGCAAGGGTCTAGACCTGCTGATCTCAAGCCCATTACACCAGCCCTTGCTTACGATGGAACCCTGTACTGGTTAGGTCATGGTGGCTTTCTTATTGGGTTGGAACCTTTCAAGCTCAACCATAACCATCATTGTCGTTTTATTTCCAGGCTTCCTGTAAACTTTCGTGAACTTCCCACCGAGTGCCTGGGTGTGTGCCGGGGTTGTGTGAGGTTGTGCCGGTTGTATGTAAATCATTCGACTCTTGATGTCTGGGAGCTGAAAGAAGATGATGATCGTGAGGTGGAAGATGATGATCGTGAGGTGGATGAAGTTGGAGGCAAAATGATGAAATGGTGTTTGAAAGAGAGGGTCATCGTGGACCAAACTTTTTTGCGGAGTCCCGAGCTTCTGGCTTTGGACCCAAATGATGAAGATATATTGTACCTACGATGTTCTAACTACCGTGAGGCAAAGATTGTAACGTACGATATTCGTACAATGAAGGTGATTGACATCTCTCGAAAGTTTCCATGTACTGATTTTCACATAGATGCCTTTCCATTTATGCTCCCATGGTGGCAGTGGCCAACCCCAGTTCCTAGACTAGACTGCCACACcaattaa